GGCACTTAAGTCCAGATTGATTTCCAATGTATCAAGGTCGCGATGATTGACACCGAGAATTACGTTGGTCACCTTGTCCGACTTGACAAGGTCCGATTCATCGTGGAGCTCCAAAAGGACGGACAGGCCGACTTCCGAAGCAAGCCCGCAGAGATTCTCAATTTGACCTTCAGACAAGAGTTTGGCAATGATAAGAACGGCATCAGCCCCGGCAGCCCGGGATTCAAGAATGTCATATTCATCCCAGAGAAAATCCTTGCGCAAGACAGGCAGCGCGGCGGCAGATTTCGCACGGTCAATGTATGACAGATCGCCGCAGAACGAGCCTTTCTCGGTCAGCACGGAAAGGGCAGCGGCTCCATTTTTCTCATAGCTATGCGCGACGAACTCCACATCGTGGTCAGCTCGCAGGATACCTGCACTTGGCGAGCGAAACTTTATTTCCGCGATGACAGCGGGGAGGTTCGTGCAGGACAGCGCACCGAAGAAGTCTCTGGCCGGTGGAGTATCCCTGCAGACGGCGCGCAAGTCTGCGGTTGAACGCGATATGACACGTGCCTTGAGACGTTTGTCAAGAATTGCATGCAGGAGATTCATGCGCAGCCGACTCTTGCAAGAAATTCCGCGAATTGACCGTTTACAATACATCTGCGGGCGATGACCACGGCGTCGCGCAAGTCCTCAGCCAGTCCGGATATCCAAAGTGCAGGGGCACAATTCGCGACAATCCACTCGCGCAGGTCGGGTTCGCGCCCGTTGGCGATATCGCGAAGTCGTACCGCATTGTTTGCTGCAGAGCTGCCATCTACTACTTCAACTTGGGATGGAATAAGGCCCCAGTCTGCGGGAGTCCATTTTCCTTCTGAAATGCCGCCGTCTTTCAGCATACAGTAGTACGTTGTTCCGCATAGTGAAATTTCGTCGAGTCCGCCTTCGGAATGACAGGCAATCACCCAATCGGAGCCGGAACGCGCAAGAGTTTCGATAACCGTCCTTAGCCAAATGGGGTTATAGACACCAATAATCTGCCGGCGAACTTGCGCAGGGTTGGCCAGCGGACCGAGCAGATTGAAAATCGTCCGTACACCGAGCTCTCTGCGCACCGGAGCGACGCTTTTCATTGCAGGATGGAAATTGGGTGCGAACAGGAACGCAAATCCGTGCTCACCGAGGAGCGAAGCCGCTTGTGCCGGAGACTCACAGAACGGCAGGCCAAGCGCCTCAATCACATCTGCGCTTCCGGATTTAGAGGAAACCGCACGGTTGCCATGCTTGGCAACTGTTACTCCGCAGGCGGCAGCAACCAGTGAAGCAGCCGTAGAGAGGTTGAAGCTGTGACTGCCGTCACCGCCTGTGCCGCACATATCGACAGCAGTTGCCTCGAAACCATCCACACGCGACATGTGACGGCGCATTGTAGAGAGAAATCCGCACAGTTCATCAACAGTTTCACCGCGGGCATGCATGGCGCACAAGAGAGCTGCGATATCCATCTGCGAGGCCTCGCTTTTGAAGAGCAGCTCGCAGCAGCGTTCCGCATCGTGAACCGCCAGAGTGCCGCCATGTACGACATACTTGAGGTAGTCTTTGAGAGTCACTTTGTCGCAGTCATGGCGATGAAGTTGGCGAGGAGTCGCTCGCCATCGGGAGTCAGTATGGATTCAGGATGAAACTGTACACCTTCGACGGGCAGTGATTTGTGGCGCAGACCCATGATTTCACCGGTTCCCGTGCGGGATGTAACGACCAGTTCAGCGGGCAAACCTTCCTGTGCGACGATCAGAGAATGATACCTTCCGGCCTCGAACGGGTCAGGCAATCCCTTGTAGATGGTTCTGCCGTCGTGAAATACTCGAGTGGATTTCCCGTGCACCAGTTCCGGCGCAGAAACGACGTTGCCACCGAAATGCAGACCAATCATCTGGTGGCCGAGACAGACACCGAGTATCGGAAGAATGCCGATTGAACCCGCAAGAATTGCCGGCATATTCCCGGCATCTTCCGGTCGTCCCGGTCCGGGCGAAAGAACAAGCCCTGCGGGATTCATGACCTGCAATTCCTGGCATGTAATTTCGTCATTGCGAGCAACTTCAACACGCACGCCGAGCTTGCCGATTGCCTGCACGAGGTTATAGGTGAACGAATCGTAGTTGTCAAGGACGAAGATCATGACTTTTCAAGCTGAGCCAAAGCGCGTTCGATTGCAGCTGCCTTGTGTTCGGTTTCGGCCAGTTCATTTTCCGGAGTGCTGTCGGCGACAATTCCAGCCCCCGCCTGATAACTGAGCACTCCGTCGCGCAGAACCGCAGTCCGCAACATGATACAGAATTCGGCGTTGCCGTCACTACCGAGGAAGCCTGCGGCACCGGAGTAGAATTCACGGGGGACGGGTTCGTTTTCAAGAATGAGCTGCAGTGCGCGAACCTTTGGCGCACCGGACACTGTGCCGGCGGGAAAAGACGCAGCGAGAGCGTCCGTCGTGAATTTCCCATCGCGTAATCTGCCGCGGATGTCGCTCACAAGATGCATTACATGACTGAAGCGATGAACCGATGCGAGGTCTCTGACTGCGACCGAACCGAACTCACAGGCGCGGCCGAGATCGTTGCGGGCAAGATCGACGAGCATCATGTGTTCAGCCCGTTCCTTCGGGTCAGAGACGAGTTCGTGTTCGAGCAGCTTGTCGGCAGTTTCGTTTGCTCCTCTCGGCCGCGTGCCGGCAATAGGATTGATGCGAACCTCGCGCAGACTCACACCGACTTGCAGTTCCGGAGAGGCGCCGATAAAGGTGCCGACGGGAGTTTCGTGATAGAACATGTAAGGAGACGGATTCACGCGCCGGAGCGAACGATAGAGTTCAAAGGCATCTCCTTCAGCAGGACGCTGAAATCGCTGTGAAAGCACGGCCTGAAAAATATCTCCGGCCACAATATGATGTTTTAGTTTGTCAACCGACGCGCAGAAATCCGCGGGCTCAAAACTGCTTGAACGATGCCCTGTTTTGAATGAACGCTTGACTGCCTGAACAGGTTTCTCGAGCGCTTGGGTAATCTCATGCAAAGTGACGGCGGATTTTGAATTGCCTTGTTCAGCGAGAATAACTTCATGCCGGAGGTGGTCGAAAATAATGATTTGCTCGTAGTTGCCGAGCCATGCAAGAGGAGTTGAGCTCTGCTTGCTTGCGTCCATTTGCTCCAGTTCATGAATCCAATCGAACCCGATTACTCCTATTAATCCTCCGTTGAAGGGAAGGTGTTGTTCATGTCGGGCAGTACAGTTCTGTTCGAACTCGCACAGCAACAGACGAAGGGGGCCAGTTTGCGAGATTGAAGGAATCGTCGCCGACGCCTTACCTGGAGCTTCAGCAGAAATGGCTCCGTCTGGATTCAGTCCAATAAAGGAGAATCGGCCGAATCTTTCACCGCCGGTGACGCTTTCCATAAGAAACGGTGCGCTTCCAAGGTTTCGAAGTTTCAAGAAAGCCGCGACCGGAGTCAGGAGATCGCCGGATATCGTATAAGTTTTCATTTGATAAGGTGGAAAAACAAAAGCCACGCCGTGTTCAAGCGTGGCTCTGGAATTTACAGATTTCTATTCGAAATTAGACAATACCAATCGCCACGCTGCCGAATTGCCAGCGCCAGCTCATGGACATGGTGGCGGAAAAAGGTGAATTCATAAGTTTTAGTTGATTATTCACAATATAATGTCAGGTCAATCGAAAGTCAATAGTAACCAATCAATTTTGGTAATGCCTCTCCTAATTTTAGAATGGGACTTGACGGACATGCTCTGGAAGTCAATTTGAGGTGCGAGAACCCGTCATAAAGTACTAATTTATAAAATATTAAAGGTGCTGACCCCGATATGAAACTCCGCTTTTTGAATCAGAATTAATTGAAGGAAAAGTTGAAGTTCCTTGACTTCGCGAGAGGATGCAAATATATTAGATATACTGCAACGCTACAACTTGTCAACATGAAAGGACGTGGAGCAGTTCCATGAAAAAGTTTAAGTATTTGTTAATTTGTTTGATGTTGGCCTTTGTTGGGGCTAGCACGGCAGAGGCTGCCATTGGCTGGGCAGGACAGATCTGGCCGACCAGTGGCCAAGTTCGCTTGCCGAATCAGAACATCGGAGTGTATGTTCAAGTTTGGAAGGCTGGCGTTACTGAAGCCCCCGGACCGGGTGCCGGAATCAGCGCTTCGCTATTCTACAAACGTGCCAGCGAAGGGTCTTACACATCGGTTCCCATGTCGTTTAACGTGCAAATCGGAAGCAACGACGAATGGTGGGCTGATATTCCAGCGGCCGCTTTGAATGGCGGCGAGGACGAATTGTTCTACGTGGAGATTTATGACGCGGAAGACGGTTCGACGTATACTGGTGCTCAGGATCAGGCCGGAAACAATCCTCCGTTCGTCCTGCATATTCAACCGGGCACGTCACGGGATGTTGCCGTGACCTTCCGAGTTGATATGAATTGCGTTAACCCCGATCTGTTTGACGGCGGCGTATTCTTCACGGGTGATTTTCTCGGTTGGAGTACGTGCAATCCAAATGGTTCGATGAGCGACGTTGACGCAGACGGAATCTGGGAAGGCACGTTCGTGTTCCCGGGCGGCTCGAATACCAGTGTTCAATATAAGTTCCAGCGTAACGACGGAGAGTTCTGTAACTGGGAGTGTGGCGGCAATCGTTTCTTCACCATTGACGATAGCAACCCGACTCAGACACTTGACATTCAGATTTACTGCTGCGAAGTCTGGGGCCCGAGTGAAATTTCGGGCGCAGGTTCCTACTGTGTCAGTCTTTGCTGCTGCTCGCAAGAGCTGTGGATTCGCCTAGTCACGTCGTATTCGAATCCCGTTATCACCGGTCTCGATTGGGTTTATGGCTGTGTCGAGTGCGGTAACCCGGATTGTACTCCCGGCAGTGGCGATATCATTTGGGATGTCCGTCAGGGCGAAGACATGAACTGGTATCTTGTGCTCTGTCTGCCGCCGGACGCAGGCCGTGCGATTCCGCCGGCGGAGGATGTTTATGCCGGCTGTTTCTGCATCACGATTGACGACATTTTGCCGGTGGAGATGGCGTCGTTTGATGCCGTGGCACTTGAGAATGCCGTGCGGATTGATTGGTCAACGGCGACGGAACAGGCGACGAGCCACTTCCTGCTTGAGCGTTCGACGGATATGAACAGCTGGTCGCTGGCAGCCCAGGTCGCAGCACGCGGAGAGAGTTCATCGGAGACACACTACAGCTACACCGATGAAAATGTCACAGTCGGTACGACGTACAGCTATCGTCTGACGATAGTTGATCTGGATGGCGCAGTTTCAGTTCATTCGCAGATTGTCAATGCCACGCCGTACGGTGCAGGCACAGTCAACGAGTTCGCATTGGCACAGAACTACCCGAATCCGTTTAACCCGGAGACGAATATCAGCTACACTCTGGCGAATTCGGCTAATGTTTCGTTGAAAGTGTACTCGGTGACCGGCGCAGAAGTCGCCATCCTTGTGAACGGCAATATGGAAGCTGGAAGTCACACTGTCAGCTTCAACGCGGCTTCGCTTCCAAGCGGTGTCTATTTCTACCGTCTCGACGCCGGCAGTTTCACTGCAACACGCAAGATGCTTCTGCTGAAGTAGTTATCTTCGGCAACAAATAAGAACAGGCCGCCCGATGGGCGGCCTGTTTTCTGTTTGGATAGTTGTCAGCCTAACGGAGCACCAGCGTTAGCGCCCCGTTCTTAAGTGTGCGATAAAGTGTGAGCGCGACTTCCCGATTCGTTTGAATGGAGAACTTGTCGTGGCCTTTGAAACTTTGGAGCCAAAGTCCGAGCTTCTCTCGAAAGGGGACTTTTACTTCGACCGGGTCATTCTCCGGTGTTGAGTGAACGAGCAGGGTGGGACCGTTTCGCCACGTGACTTCGAAAGCCACCGGAATCTCGCGCTGCAGAAGCGATGGATCCATATCCATGGCCTCGCTGACAATCTTCAGCAGGGAATCAGGAAATCGTGGTTCAAACTTGATCAGCCGGATACCGGCCGTTGAGAACAAAAAGACAGAATCAGGTGAGAAATCGTCAGCTAACGAAGCGATGTTCAGTTTGGCGGTCCCGGAGTCTTCGTGCAAAGTGGACACGACGGCGTTGCCGAGTTTCAGGACAAAACTTTCACTGCGCTTGTCGATGACGATGTAAGGATCGTTCGACTGCACAAGTTCATTTTGCGCGGCAAGCAGCTTCCACTCCTGCTTCAGACTGTCAGGCTGAGCATAAACCGCTTGCGCCGCACAGAACAGCATCAGCAGTTGAACACCCGTTAACTTAGAGAACATAGACTCCTGTTCCGATGGGGACACGATCGTAGAAGAATTTCAAGTCATCCGACCCCAATCTTACGCAACCGTGACTTACCGACATGCCCAAGAGCCGTTCATAAAGAGTTCCGTGAATAAAGTACCCGTCACCGAAGCCCAGCGCATAATCACCCATGACGTTGGGATCCAGCCGATCGGCATTGCTAGTCGGAATCGGTTCGTTTTCCTCCACAAATGCCCAATCAGGTTTGCGCCACCACGGTTCCACGATTTTGTTCTTGATAGCGAAGACACCCTGCGGTGTGTGGAACACCCACTTTTTGCCTGTCTTGGGATCAGTCAGCTCGCCTCCGGAACCGGTAGAACAGACGGCTTTGAAGTACACGGAATCAGCAGTTCGCAGATAGGCATGGTTTGTATGCGGATCAATGACAATGTACTTTCCCTTCGGAAGAGACTTTTCAAGATCCCTTTTGAGCCGCTTGATCTCCTTGGCGATACTCTTTTCATTGGGAACGGCATTCAAGACGGAGTCCAAGCGAGACATCATGTCAGGCGGCGGAATCTCCGCAGGCTTCTCCGCCAGGGCGAAAACGGATGCAGTCCCGATGATGAGAACAGCGATTACGCTAAGTACGACCCATTTCATCACAATCCCTCGAGTTTGCGTACGATGGTGACAGGTGTACCCACCCGGGCATATTTCATTAGTTCGAGCATATCGTGATCCGCCAATGCGACACAGCCGTCTGTCCAATTCTTGTTCTGACCGCCATGTCCGTGGATTTCAATGAGTTTACCGATTCCGGCTCGTTTTGAAATTCTGCCGCTCTTCTTGTTTGCGGCAAAACGCTTTTTGTCGTCGTCGTTTGGATAATTCAGCAGCAAAGCTTTGTAATACCGGCTCGAATGCTTCACTTCCGTGACCTTGTACCGACCCTCCGGAGTTGCCCCGTCGCCGGCGAACATCTTCTGGTAGGCCGCATTAAAGCCCAAATCAACCTTGTAGGACTTCAGCTTCTTTCCGCCATCGAACAGGTGGAGGCGGTGCTCTTCTTTATCAACGATAATAGCGACCGTGCCGTTCCGGCGGCTGTCTTCAAGGGTATTCGCCACCCAGTGCTTGGCGGCACGAATTCGCTCGAGTTCATCCGCGCCGTGATTGTTGATGGCCATACGGAGGGCGGCGAGCTGTTCACGGCACTCCTGCCCGGCATCCAGCGCCCCCTCAATATCTTCCTGCGCGAGCAGACTCATGGCGTTCATCTGGCTCATCTGTGCCAGGGTCCACAGCTTCTCAGCGCGATACAGCGTCAGTTTTGAATCAAGCGACTCCCGCCAGTTGTTCAAATCGTCAGTCAGAATCTTCAGTTCATGCTCGGCATTTGCAAGGGCAATTTCCCTTCTTGCTTTCGCCGAGTCTTCCGCAATTTGAGTCAGTGTCCGGGCATATGCAATAAGCGTATCCGTGGAGTCATAATTGCGCATGATCGACATCCTGCCCTGTTGAAAGGCCATTTCTTCACGGGCCTTCTGCAGCGCGACCTCTGCGGACTCAAGTTCTTCCTTGGCATATTTGCGGGGAGGACCGCTGCGCGCATTGGAGAGCGCCGATTCGGCGATCACCATGTCAACCAGCGGCGGTGTGTCGCACCCCAGCCATACCAGGGCAAGGGCAATCGGAGCGACAAGGATCAGTCGTCTGAGCATTCGATGCGAAAGCTAATGGTGCTATTCAAAAACAGTTTAGAGCGTGCAGGGAGCCGCGTCGTTGGGCGCGGCTCCCTGCAAAATTATCAGAAGTTACGGCCGCGTAGCGGCGACGCAATTACTTCTTTTTTCCACCCTTTGCCATTTCGGAGGCGCGGGTGATTTCGTTCATGATGTTGGTAACACGCTGTTGAACCGTCTGCATCTTGGTACGGGCTGACAGGTACTTGCCCTGATTGAACTCGGCAACCGCAGCGTCGTAGGCAGTGCGAGCGGCCGAGAGGTCGCTCTTGATGAGCTCGATGTCAGCCTTGTTTCCCTTGCCAACGGGAGCCTTCATCAGGGCGGTGTCGGCGGCGGCGAGTGCGGCAGTCAAAGTAGCTTGCATCGTAGTCAGTTCGTTCTTAAGACGCTCCTTCTCTGCGGCGGCAGCCGACGCTGCCTGGTTCGACATTTCCGTCGCCTTAACCAATTGCGCCTTGGCGGCGTCGTAGTTGCGGAACAGTGCGAACTTACCATCTTGCTCCTTGACAGCGGCCAAGCCGGCATTCAAGGTGTCGCGAGCGGCCTGGAACGCCTGGGCGGCATACTGCTCAGCTTCGGCAGTCTTGGCGGCTTGCAGCGCGGCATTTGCGGCATCAGCTTCAGCCTTGGGGGGCTCGGCACAACCTGCAAGGAACAGCAGGGGGGCGATCCAAAGAACGGCAAACAATGTCTTCTTCATGGTGTCCTTCCTAAACCCGGTTTGGAGTGGATTGACACGGAGTCGTTGCGGCCGGGTAACCTTGGCGGCCCGTGGGTCAACGGTTGCTAACCGTTCACCAACTATCATAAGATAAGAAAATTTCATTAAGAAAACAGCAATTTCACGCAGAAGTAGCCAGCAAATTGCTGTTAAACATGCTTAATGCCTCTCTTGCCAAATTGGCTTGCTCAGTTTCGGGCAGCATGGAAGCACGCTGGCGAATCAGTAAAGAAGCAAGTCCATGGACGGAGCCCCAAAGTCCGAGGGAGGCAGCCTCGGTACGAGTCTCTCGGAAAAGTCCCAACGCCTGACATTCAGCGACGGTTTTCATGAGCATTCTGAAGGCCCGTCGTCCATACCTCCATTCCGCCGTCTTAATGATTTTGGGCAGCGGAGTAAAGAGCATGAACATCAAATCGTAATACTCTGGCTCAGCCAACGCGAACTCCAAGTATCCTTCCAACAGACTCTTAAGTCTTTGTACCGGGTCCTTGATTTTTGCTCTATCTCTTTGGCGGGTAAAGAGTTTACGAAAACCTTCATTATGAAGGTCAAAGAGGATAGCATCTTTGTCCTTAAAATACAGATAGATAGTGGCAGGGCTGTATTCTATCTTCTCTGCAATCTTGCGGATTGAGACATTTTGAAAGCCATCCTCGGCGAAGAGATCCTTAGCAGCCTCGAGGATGGAGGCGCGCATCTCTTGCTTTTCTCTGAGCTTGCGATCAATGATCGTCACGGCGGCTTTCTGAACGCTGTTTACTAAAGGTACACAGTATAAAAAATAAACGCGTTAATGTCAACATCATTTTACAAAGTCAAGATACGTGCAACTAAAGACTTAGTTATTTATCTTGTAGTTTATGGAACAAAGTCACACCTCTTTCGCTGCCAAACAAGAGACATCGAGCATACTATTTCAAGTTGCTGTTTCTGCAGTATTTATTTCATTAATTATGACTCTGGGAGAGTCCCCGCCAACGTTACTTGAAGTCGCTGGGGAATATAGACTTGCGATCGTAGATTCACGTGGTGAAACCCTTGGGCATATTGAAGTTCGACCCTTGGGGTTGGATGGAACACTTCGCCTGGCCTTCGAACCCGATTCCGGCACGCGCAATTCAAGTTCGATTGAATGGTGGCAATTGGCTGAACGGGAGGATCGTCCCGGGTATCCACGAATTGACCCCCAAAGTGGCGGTTCGGGACTGCCCGGTGCAAAAGGAGAAGACGAAGATCCTGCCTACTATTCTGAAGCAGATCTTGTGAATCGGGAACTTCAAGCTGAGATTTTCAGGGACGGGAAGTTCTGGCTATTGGATAGACCAACCCTTGACAGCGGATTCCGATTTGAGTCTTGGCTTGTCGAACGGCTTGGGCCGAAGCAAGTGAGAAAGCTTGCAGGTCTTGAGTGGGGTGTTACTCTCAAAGATGGACGGATAAAGACTCTGCGGCACCCGCAGCCCATCAAACGCAAGTCGCGGTTTGACTGGCATGAATCGTTGCGAATCAGTGGATTCGGAGTGGGGTGGGAGATAAACAGAGCTACGCGGAGTAGATTACCATAATGGAGGATTAGATGAAAAGAGCTTTGCTTGTTTTGATGCTGTTGGCGGCACACGCTTCCTTCGCCGAACTTACGACTAACCCGCAGGGCGGATTCACTTCGACGCACGTCACGACTTTGCCGGGAAGCCCGGACGAAATCTTCGACGCGATGACCGGTGACATCTTGCCGTGGTGGGATCATCATTTTAGCGAGAATCCCAAGAGTCTCAGAATTGAGCCTTGGGTGGGAGGCAGGTTCATAGAGGAATTTGATGATGAAGGGAATGGAGCTCTTCATGCAACGGTTATTCTCTGTAACCGACCGAACATGATTCGGTTTGATGGGCCACTCGGACTAACCGGAAAGGCATTGACGCACGTTGTAACATATGAGTTCACGCCGCAGCAAGACAGCACCCAAGTTAAAGTTACTGTGCAGCTGAGTGGTGCCATTGACACAGAATGGGCGACGATTGTTGATGGTGTATGGAAACACTTTGTTATTGAAGCATTTCAACCCTATGTGCTGGCTGGCAGGCACAAAGACAAGCCAAGACTTACCCGATGAGCAAAGGAAAGAGCCCGGTGAATACCGGGCTCTTCGATTCTTGCATCGGGCTTACTTCAGCAGCAACATCTTGTTCGTGAATTGCTCTCCTTGTGTCATCAATCGGGTGAAATAGACTCCGCTCGACAATCCGCTTCCATCGAAACGAAGCTTGTGCTGACCCCGACTTATCTCCCGATCCAACAGCGTTTGTACAAGACGTCCGTTGACGTCAAAGATATCTACTCTCGCATTCCCCGTTTTTGCAAGCGAGAATGAGATGGTCGTTTCGGGATTGAACGGGTTCGGGTAGTTCTGGTGGAGCACGGCATTGGCAGGAACCAAATCAGGCTGCTCTTCGGCTGATACCGTTTGAGTTGTCCAGAAGATAACTTGACCGCTGGTGATGTAAACGGGTTGTGTGTGACCGGTGCTGTTGTAATTGCAATCCGGGCAGGTGACTCCGGAAACACATTCAGGATTGGTCGGGCGGCAAAGGTTTTCGTAAGCTTCGATAGTTGGCCAAACATCTATAGTTTGTCCGGGTACGACTTCGACAAACGGAATATCCCACGGATACACCCGGTCCCCCGGGCACCACCCGGCACGGTTAAACTGCCATGTTCCGCCTTGCGGGCTGCAAGCATTGACAGAGCAGTCATTTCTCCACAGGAGGTGTTCGAAATGGTCGGTACCAATCCACACCCCGTGAGTTTTTTGAGAGAACTCGGCAGCATTATGAGTGTTTCCCTGCCCGTGACCGGTAGTCCAGATGCGGACCGTTGCAAATTCGGCTTGCGCAGGTATCGGCACAAAGGAGATGTCAAGGTGATTCTCGACAGGATCGGCGGGGTCTCCGTACACCAGCCCGCCGAAGTTCCAGAGCTGCTCGACTGCAATAGGACGTAGCTGAAGGGGGTTTTCGACGAAGTAAAAGGTGCAAGTTACCAACCAGCCTTGATTTCCACCAACCCACGTATCCACAAAGCTGTGAAGAGTGACCTGGCCTCTGAGCAGGGATTGATAATCAAGCATGTCGAATGTCCATTCGCAGTGTCCCGGGCCTCCTCCGCCTGTGATATCATACGGTGTAATAACACGAGCAATTTCAATATCTTCGTGAGTCGAATCTGTTAGCGGACGTTGGACAAACAGGCGGGCTGTTCTGTCCCAGGGGTCGCAATCGCCCGGTGAACTTGGACAATCCAAGCGATACACCATGTAGATCTCACTGAACTCAACATCCCAACCGGGGAATTCAAAAACCTCCACGACGTCCCGGCCGCCGGCACCGAAGTTCTGGAGTCTTTGAGCGAAAGTAACAACCACGGTTGTGTCACCCGGGTCGGCCCAGACAGGGATTGACAGTGCAAGAAAAAGAAAAGAAGCAAGCGTTCGCATTACGGTCTCCTTGAATTCTGATAGATTCAATTTAGGGAACCTTACCGAACAAAACAACTTGCTCATATTTGAACAATTCTGAAGAAAAGGGGGGGTATCCGTTGACTATCCGACAAGGTGTTCGTAAATTGCGGTAGAAACAACGCAATTCAAAGGAGCAAAGCTATGAAACTGCTTGGAACTTTGGTTTTGATTGCTGGATTTGTCCTGCCAGGATTTGGTGCCTATCCTCTTGGTGTCGGGATTCACGGGGGGTATGACATGCCCGTAATACAAGAGGATGTTGGTGCCGGACCGGTTTTCGGAGTATCAGTCCGAGGGAACATTGTCGGGCCGCTGCACGGCCAGCTCTTCTTCAGGAGCACATCTCAGGCAGACGTGGAAGAGGACATTGATTTCCCAAACGAGCCAACATTGACCATACCGGGTGGTTCACTGACTGGATTTGGACTGAATCTCCTGTTGGCAAAGAAGACTCCCGCATCCGTTTGGCCCTATCTTCAACTCGGTGTTTCCACAAACACAGTGTCGCCGGGAGTTGATTACAAGGAAGAAGAGAGTCTTTCCGGCATTAGCGGCGGCGGTGGCGCGGGTTTCAACCTCTATCAGCGAAAAGTCTATCTTGACGTGAGCACGTCCTTGCTGGTCATGCCGTTTCATGACAACAAAGCCTCGCGCAAGAACTGGCAGACGATGCTTGGTGTGCAGTATTTCATTCCTATCAAAGGCAAATCAAATTAAGCGGAGCAGAAGGAGAAACACATGAAGACGATACTTTGTATTCTTGCCGCTTCGCTGGTCTTTGCATTGAGCGGATGCGGCTTGACCTCGGGAACGGCCTTTGTTTCGCAGGAAGTGGACGGAGTGATTACCACGGACACTCGTCCGGGCGGATTGCGCGGCGAAGGCGCTCTCGATACTCAAATGGAAGGTGTGGTCGTAGATCTGACGGACAACAGTGATTGGTCGGATTTCACGATTGAAGGGGTCGAGGACGGCTGTATAAGTGTGCATGCTGAGAATCACCTGAATACGCCCGTCTCGGGAGAGATTTGGATTGTGATGGATACGGAGTTTGACCCGGCCGGCGATCCCGATGCGGTTCGCAATCATTCCGGCGCGTTCAAGGTTTTTGAAGGCATGGCCTTGGCGCCGAATGAAATCAAACAATTCACCTGTTTCGAGACCATAGCTCTGCTGCAAAACACAGATCGGTTGGTGGATGCAGTGCGTGAGGGTCGCTTTCAAGCCTTCGGTTTGGGCAACGAGGATGTTTACTGCTTCACATTGACTGGGATCGTATTCGGATTCCACATTACCGGCAGCATTTAAGCCGAAAATTAGTTTTTACCCACGCCCGGCAGGAAACTGCCGGGCGTTTTCATTATCGGGAAC
This genomic interval from bacterium contains the following:
- a CDS encoding T9SS type A sorting domain-containing protein, translating into MRTLASFLFLALSIPVWADPGDTTVVVTFAQRLQNFGAGGRDVVEVFEFPGWDVEFSEIYMVYRLDCPSSPGDCDPWDRTARLFVQRPLTDSTHEDIEIARVITPYDITGGGGPGHCEWTFDMLDYQSLLRGQVTLHSFVDTWVGGNQGWLVTCTFYFVENPLQLRPIAVEQLWNFGGLVYGDPADPVENHLDISFVPIPAQAEFATVRIWTTGHGQGNTHNAAEFSQKTHGVWIGTDHFEHLLWRNDCSVNACSPQGGTWQFNRAGWCPGDRVYPWDIPFVEVVPGQTIDVWPTIEAYENLCRPTNPECVSGVTCPDCNYNSTGHTQPVYITSGQVIFWTTQTVSAEEQPDLVPANAVLHQNYPNPFNPETTISFSLAKTGNARVDIFDVNGRLVQTLLDREISRGQHKLRFDGSGLSSGVYFTRLMTQGEQFTNKMLLLK
- a CDS encoding TetR/AcrR family transcriptional regulator produces the protein MTIIDRKLREKQEMRASILEAAKDLFAEDGFQNVSIRKIAEKIEYSPATIYLYFKDKDAILFDLHNEGFRKLFTRQRDRAKIKDPVQRLKSLLEGYLEFALAEPEYYDLMFMLFTPLPKIIKTAEWRYGRRAFRMLMKTVAECQALGLFRETRTEAASLGLWGSVHGLASLLIRQRASMLPETEQANLAREALSMFNSNLLATSA
- a CDS encoding L,D-transpeptidase family protein, giving the protein MLRRLILVAPIALALVWLGCDTPPLVDMVIAESALSNARSGPPRKYAKEELESAEVALQKAREEMAFQQGRMSIMRNYDSTDTLIAYARTLTQIAEDSAKARREIALANAEHELKILTDDLNNWRESLDSKLTLYRAEKLWTLAQMSQMNAMSLLAQEDIEGALDAGQECREQLAALRMAINNHGADELERIRAAKHWVANTLEDSRRNGTVAIIVDKEEHRLHLFDGGKKLKSYKVDLGFNAAYQKMFAGDGATPEGRYKVTEVKHSSRYYKALLLNYPNDDDKKRFAANKKSGRISKRAGIGKLIEIHGHGGQNKNWTDGCVALADHDMLELMKYARVGTPVTIVRKLEGL
- a CDS encoding SRPBCC domain-containing protein — its product is MKRALLVLMLLAAHASFAELTTNPQGGFTSTHVTTLPGSPDEIFDAMTGDILPWWDHHFSENPKSLRIEPWVGGRFIEEFDDEGNGALHATVILCNRPNMIRFDGPLGLTGKALTHVVTYEFTPQQDSTQVKVTVQLSGAIDTEWATIVDGVWKHFVIEAFQPYVLAGRHKDKPRLTR